Proteins co-encoded in one Labilithrix sp. genomic window:
- a CDS encoding VWA domain-containing protein yields MKLKTTIILATCGVLLSAAGAFAIPVQPSVTAEPPTAQIAAQGKGGAWSQVGSRVTAGDTLLVDARLGHATLGKSGRGETYLFAQVTGADEAAAGASATPMNLAVVIDRSGSMKGDRIANAMNAAVGALERMRDGDSITVVSFDTSASVVVPPTRVSAGNRSSIEAAIRAIRLGGDTCISCGLDEGMNQLERTTLGGDRLNRVILLSDGVTNNGVRDMSGMRAKASDMRGRGVTISTIGVDVDFDEKMMAAIANEGNGRHYFVANASGLPAVFAQEFDDLLASVAKESELAIELAPGVEVEEVFDRTFRREGNKIVVPFGTFSAKQEKTVLVKLRVPTDRDGEQPVADLKLAFRDLVKKSDGSCDASLTLAVKEDGSEQTDLDPFVAARLERSRTAQTLTEANKLFEQGRVGDARAKLATRNAELRKKESSIVAAASAAPATIAPRRPSRSVTKDLDDQSVALAEAERQFAQPPPAKAGAPAAGPGSREGKAQVRSNQQKAADFGF; encoded by the coding sequence ATGAAGCTGAAGACCACCATTATTCTCGCTACTTGCGGTGTTCTCCTCTCGGCCGCGGGGGCGTTCGCGATCCCGGTTCAGCCCAGCGTGACGGCGGAGCCGCCCACGGCCCAGATCGCGGCGCAAGGGAAGGGTGGGGCGTGGTCGCAGGTCGGCTCCCGCGTCACCGCGGGGGACACGCTCCTCGTCGACGCGCGGCTCGGGCATGCCACGCTCGGGAAGTCCGGGCGCGGCGAGACGTACCTCTTCGCGCAGGTCACCGGCGCCGACGAGGCCGCCGCCGGCGCGAGCGCGACGCCGATGAACCTCGCCGTCGTCATCGATCGCTCCGGCTCGATGAAGGGCGACCGCATCGCGAACGCGATGAACGCGGCGGTCGGCGCGCTCGAGCGCATGCGCGACGGCGACAGCATCACCGTCGTCAGCTTCGACACGTCCGCCTCCGTCGTCGTGCCTCCCACGCGCGTCAGCGCCGGCAACCGCTCCTCGATCGAGGCGGCGATCCGTGCGATCCGCCTCGGCGGCGACACCTGCATCTCGTGCGGCCTCGACGAAGGCATGAACCAGCTCGAGCGGACGACGCTCGGCGGCGATCGCCTGAACCGCGTCATCCTCCTCTCCGACGGCGTCACGAACAACGGCGTCCGCGACATGTCCGGCATGCGCGCGAAGGCGAGCGACATGCGCGGCCGCGGCGTCACGATCTCCACCATCGGCGTCGACGTCGACTTCGACGAGAAGATGATGGCCGCGATCGCGAACGAGGGGAACGGGCGCCACTACTTCGTCGCGAACGCGAGCGGCCTCCCCGCCGTCTTCGCGCAGGAGTTCGACGACCTCCTCGCGTCGGTCGCGAAGGAGAGCGAGCTCGCGATCGAGCTCGCGCCCGGCGTCGAGGTCGAGGAGGTGTTCGACCGCACCTTCCGCCGCGAAGGCAACAAGATCGTCGTCCCGTTCGGCACGTTCAGCGCGAAGCAGGAGAAGACGGTGCTCGTGAAGCTCCGCGTGCCGACCGATCGCGACGGCGAGCAGCCCGTCGCCGACCTCAAGCTCGCGTTCCGCGACCTCGTCAAGAAGTCCGACGGCTCATGCGACGCGTCGCTCACCCTCGCGGTGAAGGAGGACGGCTCGGAGCAGACGGACCTCGACCCGTTCGTCGCCGCGCGCCTCGAGCGGAGCCGCACCGCGCAGACGCTCACCGAAGCGAACAAGCTCTTCGAGCAGGGCCGCGTCGGCGACGCGCGCGCGAAGCTCGCCACCCGCAACGCGGAGCTGCGGAAGAAGGAGTCCTCGATCGTCGCCGCCGCCTCGGCCGCGCCCGCCACGATCGCGCCGCGGCGCCCTTCGCGGAGCGTCACGAAGGACCTCGACGATCAGTCCGTCGCGCTCGCCGAGGCGGAGCGCCAGTTCGCGCAGCCCCCGCCCGCGAAGGCCGGCGCCCCCGCCGCCGGTCCGGGCTCGCGTGAGGGCAAGGCCCAGGTCCGCTCGAACCAACAGAAAGCAGCGGATTTCGGCTTTTAG
- a CDS encoding helix-turn-helix transcriptional regulator, whose amino-acid sequence MRPTEPSSADLRNVIMLAGEVGELFATSIADARKHLVASVPRLIGESTTWWLIAQRGGSAADLSVITSELVGLDESTLRRWQSGYLGAYTYRDHPMWRRIYETPSKRTVRREELVADREWNSSAHVADWTHGLGFDDTLGSIAPLGPDTFVTLAVCRPVRQRRFTARDAKLVDMLQTSLSWMNRAVYEGLTKHPRVVLRGRLGRRHARVLDVLLSGKSEKEAAGALGLSTRTVHKYVEHIYRVFSVSSRAELMALWIDSEWAISDSDCSCRHSRP is encoded by the coding sequence GTGCGACCAACCGAGCCTTCGAGCGCGGACCTTCGCAACGTGATCATGTTGGCCGGTGAGGTCGGCGAGCTCTTCGCCACCTCGATCGCCGACGCGCGGAAGCATCTCGTGGCGAGCGTCCCGCGGCTCATCGGGGAGTCGACGACGTGGTGGCTCATCGCCCAGCGCGGAGGATCGGCCGCGGACCTCAGCGTGATCACGTCGGAGCTCGTCGGCCTCGACGAGTCGACCCTCCGCCGCTGGCAGAGCGGATACCTCGGCGCCTACACCTATCGCGACCACCCGATGTGGCGGCGCATCTACGAGACCCCCTCCAAGCGGACCGTACGTCGTGAAGAGCTCGTGGCGGATCGCGAATGGAACAGCAGCGCTCACGTCGCGGACTGGACGCACGGCCTGGGATTCGACGACACCCTCGGCAGCATTGCTCCGCTCGGGCCCGACACCTTCGTCACGCTCGCCGTCTGCCGGCCCGTGCGCCAGCGCCGCTTCACGGCGCGCGACGCCAAGCTCGTCGACATGCTCCAGACGAGCCTCTCCTGGATGAACCGCGCCGTGTACGAAGGGCTCACGAAGCACCCGCGCGTGGTCCTCCGCGGACGCCTCGGCCGGCGTCACGCTCGCGTGCTCGACGTGCTGCTCTCCGGGAAGAGCGAGAAGGAGGCCGCCGGCGCCCTCGGCTTGAGCACGCGCACCGTCCACAAATACGTCGAGCACATCTATCGCGTATTCTCGGTCAGCAGCCGCGCCGAGCTGATGGCCCTCTGGATCGATTCAGAATGGGCTATTTCGGACAGCGACTGCAGCTGTCGACATTCCCGGCCTTGA
- a CDS encoding nucleoside 2-deoxyribosyltransferase yields the protein MPLGLYLSAAIANGPLNARLREVLPASRFELILPQEFTPAVPHADLPRAIYERCIEEMERCDAALLLLDAFGVDCASEAGWLAAKKKPLIGICQASARFLQHWMVKGNLTCVICLEDILFEMVKRDPILRSVPVRRCARHADLGDHIEQLVQAGRESR from the coding sequence ATGCCCCTCGGTCTCTACCTCTCGGCTGCGATCGCAAATGGGCCGCTGAACGCGCGGCTGCGGGAGGTGCTGCCCGCCTCCCGCTTCGAGCTGATCCTGCCGCAGGAGTTCACGCCCGCGGTTCCACACGCCGACCTCCCGCGGGCGATCTACGAACGCTGCATCGAGGAGATGGAACGCTGCGACGCGGCGCTCCTCCTGCTCGATGCGTTCGGCGTCGACTGCGCGAGCGAAGCCGGGTGGCTCGCGGCGAAGAAGAAGCCGCTCATCGGGATCTGCCAGGCGAGCGCGCGCTTCCTCCAGCACTGGATGGTCAAGGGCAACCTGACTTGTGTGATATGTCTCGAGGACATACTGTTCGAGATGGTCAAGCGTGACCCCATCCTCCGGTCGGTGCCCGTTCGCCGGTGCGCGCGCCACGCCGACCTCGGCGATCACATCGAGCAGCTGGTTCAAGCAGGGAGAGAATCACGATGA
- a CDS encoding Crp/Fnr family transcriptional regulator translates to MLTREDWIGEATAILAELAAVLAPYEVTLSPDLRVAADPHPCPGYVHEDRVIGFCPPVVEGPVDRARWLFYCRMMGCTSVDDAALFYEVALPFIMCHEASHHLRMTRGVASASHFIEEQVCDRMAAAMVGAMPSRRATLEPLRAACARSIARLAESFGGSPGAAFVPEIGDVLVATARLDRAELERLERLAARRSIPLDELLQLTAGAASAVGDAGAARELARQHVDTRYTSNPADYWHLGLTWVESYLARAVRPSLDDVLNEHVFRARDQRTRGDEVASVLLSMLDVPEYRASAAEGLLELQGADAIAAVAARAVEYDDALDALVRRWPGGDSSALDQLEARGSPERARLLVRLRALAGRAFEGRPEGLRSDALDLELAAADRSTDASVVEALLLDPEKSAALLEAWEAHGRTLAELPRVALIDVPARVRRSIMRLASGDAVGAPHAIAELADPFEADAAATAVAHALLDRLDAQDVAELALPHLPARGGPQWDALMTALRRPFVWAASTDLRVAAARADLAGVEPAADPVVKQLATELLTHAEALLVRRTPLLAAEPATAEALAAEVLAMSARAEALEALRALAPRHTSSAVANLAAGASARGPIDDVVCAVLANAAPPDLRARAELILRGEASSSGVAPSPSLPELASLALSPTKDTMLTIEKLVHLRAVPLFGAVALDQLREIAEVAMVQTFPRDAELFREGDVGDRLFVVLSGQVGIEAEVNGQTVTLDRLGPSMCFGEMALFEGMPRSATARALTPCRVLTLSGAAIARVGRAEPQIYEAFLRVLSKKLRDASQVLRARGGVG, encoded by the coding sequence GTGCTGACCCGCGAAGACTGGATCGGGGAGGCGACCGCGATCCTGGCCGAGCTCGCGGCCGTGCTCGCGCCCTACGAGGTCACGCTGAGCCCCGACCTCCGCGTGGCGGCGGACCCGCATCCGTGCCCCGGCTACGTGCACGAGGATCGCGTGATCGGCTTCTGTCCTCCTGTCGTCGAGGGCCCGGTCGATCGCGCGCGCTGGCTCTTCTACTGCCGCATGATGGGGTGCACGTCCGTCGACGACGCGGCCCTCTTCTACGAGGTCGCGCTCCCGTTCATCATGTGCCACGAGGCCTCGCATCACCTCCGCATGACGCGCGGTGTGGCGTCGGCGAGCCACTTCATCGAGGAGCAGGTGTGCGATCGCATGGCCGCGGCGATGGTCGGGGCGATGCCCTCGCGTCGCGCGACGCTCGAGCCTCTCCGCGCCGCGTGCGCTCGCTCGATCGCGCGGCTCGCCGAGAGCTTCGGCGGCTCACCGGGCGCCGCGTTCGTCCCCGAGATCGGCGATGTCCTCGTCGCGACGGCGCGGCTCGATCGCGCGGAGCTCGAGCGGCTCGAGCGGCTCGCCGCGAGGCGCAGCATCCCGCTCGACGAGCTGCTCCAGCTCACGGCCGGCGCGGCGTCGGCGGTGGGTGACGCCGGCGCGGCGCGAGAGCTCGCGCGGCAGCACGTCGACACGCGCTACACGAGCAACCCCGCCGACTACTGGCACCTCGGGCTCACCTGGGTCGAGAGCTACCTCGCGCGCGCGGTGCGGCCGTCGCTCGACGACGTGCTCAACGAGCACGTGTTTCGCGCGCGCGACCAGCGCACGCGAGGCGACGAGGTCGCGAGCGTGCTCCTCTCCATGCTCGACGTGCCCGAGTATCGCGCGAGCGCCGCCGAGGGGCTCCTCGAGCTTCAGGGCGCGGACGCGATCGCTGCCGTCGCCGCGCGCGCGGTCGAATACGACGACGCGCTCGACGCGCTCGTACGGCGCTGGCCGGGCGGTGACTCGAGCGCGCTCGACCAGCTCGAGGCGCGGGGCTCCCCGGAGCGCGCGCGCCTCCTCGTCCGCCTCCGTGCGCTCGCCGGCCGTGCCTTCGAAGGTCGCCCCGAAGGTCTCCGCTCCGATGCGCTCGACCTCGAGCTCGCCGCCGCGGATCGCAGCACGGACGCGAGCGTCGTGGAGGCGCTCCTCCTCGATCCCGAGAAGAGCGCCGCGCTCCTCGAGGCCTGGGAGGCGCACGGCCGCACGCTCGCCGAGCTGCCGCGCGTCGCGCTGATCGACGTGCCCGCTCGCGTCCGGCGCTCGATCATGCGCCTCGCGAGCGGCGACGCGGTCGGCGCGCCGCACGCGATCGCCGAGCTCGCCGACCCCTTCGAAGCGGACGCGGCGGCGACCGCGGTCGCGCACGCGCTCCTCGACCGCCTCGATGCGCAGGATGTGGCGGAGCTGGCGCTGCCGCACCTCCCCGCCCGTGGCGGTCCGCAGTGGGACGCGCTCATGACCGCGTTGCGGCGCCCGTTCGTGTGGGCCGCCTCGACGGATCTGCGCGTCGCGGCGGCACGCGCGGATCTCGCCGGCGTGGAGCCCGCCGCCGATCCGGTCGTGAAGCAGCTCGCGACCGAGCTCCTGACGCATGCCGAGGCCTTGCTCGTGCGGCGCACGCCGCTGCTCGCGGCCGAGCCGGCGACGGCGGAGGCGCTCGCGGCGGAGGTGCTCGCGATGTCGGCACGCGCGGAGGCGCTCGAGGCGCTCCGCGCGCTCGCGCCGCGTCACACGTCGAGCGCGGTCGCGAACCTGGCCGCCGGCGCGAGCGCGCGCGGGCCGATCGACGATGTCGTCTGCGCCGTGCTCGCGAACGCGGCGCCGCCCGATCTCCGCGCGCGGGCCGAGCTCATCCTCCGCGGCGAGGCCTCATCGTCGGGCGTCGCGCCCTCGCCCTCTCTTCCCGAGCTCGCGTCGCTCGCGCTCTCTCCCACGAAGGACACCATGCTGACGATCGAGAAGCTCGTTCACCTCCGCGCGGTCCCGCTCTTCGGGGCCGTCGCCCTCGACCAGCTCCGCGAGATCGCGGAGGTCGCGATGGTGCAGACGTTCCCGCGCGACGCCGAGCTCTTCCGCGAAGGCGACGTGGGGGATCGCCTCTTCGTCGTCCTCTCCGGCCAGGTCGGGATCGAGGCGGAGGTGAACGGTCAGACCGTCACGCTCGATCGCCTCGGACCTTCGATGTGTTTCGGCGAGATGGCGCTCTTCGAGGGAATGCCACGCTCCGCGACCGCTCGAGCGCTCACGCCGTGCCGTGTGTTGACCCTCTCGGGCGCCGCGATCGCGCGCGTCGGTCGCGCCGAGCCCCAGATCTACGAGGCGTTCCTGCGCGTGCTCTCGAAGAAGCTGCGCGACGCGAGCCAGGTGCTCCGCGCGCGCGGCGGCGTCGGCTAG